The sequence CCAATCGTTATGAAAGGTACTGAATCTATCATTCAATGGTTAAAGAAGAATGAAAAAGAAGGTCGTAAAGGTAAAGTTAGTGGTTTAGGTATTCAAcaagataatgaaaaataaatttaaattttaaattttaaatcctAAATcttaaatcttaaaaaaaaaaataaaaataaaaaaaaaaaaaaaaataaaaaaaaaaaaaaaaaataaataaaaacaaacaattaacaaataataataataacaacaataaaaaaaaaaaaaaaaaaaaaaaaaattaaaaaaaaaacaaaaaacaatgttttttatttatattaatcatgttttttttttatttataaatttgtaaaaaagtaaaaaaaaaaataattatgaaaTTTCGTGCCATTgttcgattttttttttttattttcaaataatttttatttgattttttttttttttgatggaaATTTTTGGCACCCCGAAAAGTTTTTTAGCACCTGGGTATTGTGACAAGTTAAAATTtcgaaaaattaaaaaaaaaaaataacaaaaaaaaaaaaaaataacaaaaaaaaaaaaaaaaaaaaaaatcacattaaaaaaaaaaaaacaacaacacacACACAAGAGACTACTATTCTCTTTCATTCAAatatatttacaaataattcgataaattttttttattttttttttaatattatatatgtttatatatattagtacacacaatatttatttatgaatACATGCATAATagttaaaaaagattatttataataataatataataatataataatagtataataatagtaataataataataataataataataataataataatagaaactATAGTATTAGTTTAAATAGGATATTAGAGAGGAATTAatccttaaaaaaaaaaaaaaaaaaaaaaaaaacaaaaaaaaaaaaaaaaaaaaaataataaaagtaatcaTTCACtttacaaaaaatgaaatttggaaaaaaattaagGTTTGAATGTGTATCAGAATGgcataataaatatatttcatatggtaaattgaaaaaataccTAAGATACCTTTACAGATcagatttaaaacaaattggtGAAGCAGAAGAAGctcatttattaataaatggtTTTCCTTCACTTAGTGATAGTCAAGAacaatttaaacaattatcaaattccTCTTCACCAATCTTTAATGATGGTTCATGTTTAGAAAATTCTTTAGATTCTAGTATTGGTTCAAATATTATACAAGAGCAAtcacaacatcaacaacaagcacaacaacaaccaccacaacaagcacaacaacaaccaccacaacaagcACAGCAACAAGCACAGCAACAAGCACCACaagcacaacaacaagcacaacaacaagcacaacaaccagaacaacaacaacaacaagatttaaaagaatcaTTTAATGATATAACAGGATATAGTATTGATCAATATGAAGATACATCAAATCTTGATGAAAAGAcaccattaatttcaatattagaTCAAAGTagaccaacaacaacaactacaacaacaactacaacaatgAATACATCAGCAGGATCAggtatatttaaaaataaaaaaccaaaacaaataccaacaatatcaataccAGTATTTTCACAATCAGAAAGAgaaagattatttttaagTAAAATTGATGAAGAATTAAGAAAGATTAATGAGTTTTTTAGTAATAAAGAAAAGGATATAATATtacattataataaattgacAGAACATTGTTCGTTGATATTAAAAGATCGTAATCCAAGTCCAAAGGTATTGAAAAACATTCAAAAAGCATTTGGTGAACTTTATAAGGGTTTGACAATGTTGGAGAATTATGtcaatttaaattaccaaggctttgaaaagattttaaagaaatacgATCGTTTAGCACCAATGAATTCATCGATTAAGTTAGACCAAATGGAGCGTATAAAATTGGAGAAATTCCATTCCTCAAAATCATGGAGAAATATGAAAGAGGATGTAGAGTTATTGTATTGTAAGATATTTAAATTGGATAAGATATCGATTGCCAAGAAAAAGTTAGCACCATTTTCAGAGTCGCAATCGGCCGATTACCACATGCTAAAACTTGGCTTTGCCATTGGTTTGTCAATAGGAATACTCGCGTTTGTAATCATATTGTTCACTAATAAATCATTGAACCAACATCCAGATTGGACGAGATTCGTCAGTACGATACCGATTTTCAGGGCTGTTGGCATACCGATTTTGGCTGTTTGGCTATGGGGTGTAAACGTATACATATGGGATAACGCTAGGGTGAATTACATTCTCATATTTGGGTTGGATCCTAGGACTTCGATTGATCATCGTAGAATTTGGAAGACTGCAAGTTTTTTAACGGCGATTTGGTTGACGatgttcttgttgttttgtGGTACAGTCACGGGTAATTTTGCATTGGGTGATGTACCCGCTCAGGTTTATCCATTGGTATTGgtgattttctttttgtcAGTGGTTTTCTTTCCTTTTCGTTTCTTTCATAGAAAATCAAGAACACTTTTATTCATCACACTTGGTAATGTCATCATTACGCCCTTTGGTAGTACGAAATTTAGAGCTTTGTTTTTAGGTGATCTATTAACTTCAATGGTTAAAACTATATTTGATTTCGAATATACCGCTTGTTATTTCTTTACAGGTGATTGGATGATTAATGATAGTACACGATGCAATCAAGTCAATTCAATTGCTTTGCCAATTCTATCGGGGTTGCCATTACTTTGGCGTTTTATGCAATGCATTCTACGTTATCGTGAGACCAATAATAAGATTCATTTAGGTAATTCAACAAAGTATGCAGTTGGTTTTTCAGTGGTTTTATTCAGTGCTTTGAATGGCAATTATCAAGCGTATGAACCCTGGAGTGCCTCAAGAATATTATGGTGTGTTTGTTTCGTACTCTCTACACTCTATATGTATTGTTGGGATGTTGTGGTGGATTGGGGTTTCATGTGGCTAGGAAAACCAAGACCTTTGTTAAGACATCAACTTATGTATAAACGTCATATGTGGAGTTATTACTATGTACTCTTTAGTAATTTAATACTTAGATTCGCATGGACTTTAACTATCACTAGAATACCATTCGAATTACCAATCAACAGTGAACTTTTTAATACAATCACTGCCTCTATAGAATTGGTTCGTCGTTTCACTTGGAGTATATTTAGGGTTGAAAATGAACATATATGTA comes from Dictyostelium discoideum AX4 chromosome 2 chromosome, whole genome shotgun sequence and encodes:
- a CDS encoding EXS domain-containing protein, producing MKFGKKLRFECVSEWHNKYISYGKLKKYLRYLYRSDLKQIGEAEEAHLLINGFPSLSDSQEQFKQLSNSSSPIFNDGSCLENSLDSSIGSNIIQEQSQHQQQAQQQPPQQAQQQPPQQAQQQAQQQAPQAQQQAQQQAQQPEQQQQQDLKESFNDITGYSIDQYEDTSNLDEKTPLISILDQSRPTTTTTTTTTTMNTSAGSGIFKNKKPKQIPTISIPVFSQSERERLFLSKIDEELRKINEFFSNKEKDIILHYNKLTEHCSLILKDRNPSPKVLKNIQKAFGELYKGLTMLENYVNLNYQGFEKILKKYDRLAPMNSSIKLDQMERIKLEKFHSSKSWRNMKEDVELLYCKIFKLDKISIAKKKLAPFSESQSADYHMLKLGFAIGLSIGILAFVIILFTNKSLNQHPDWTRFVSTIPIFRAVGIPILAVWLWGVNVYIWDNARVNYILIFGLDPRTSIDHRRIWKTASFLTAIWLTMFLLFCGTVTGNFALGDVPAQVYPLVLVIFFLSVVFFPFRFFHRKSRTLLFITLGNVIITPFGSTKFRALFLGDLLTSMVKTIFDFEYTACYFFTGDWMINDSTRCNQVNSIALPILSGLPLLWRFMQCILRYRETNNKIHLGNSTKYAVGFSVVLFSALNGNYQAYEPWSASRILWCVCFVLSTLYMYCWDVVVDWGFMWLGKPRPLLRHQLMYKRHMWSYYYVLFSNLILRFAWTLTITRIPFELPINSELFNTITASIELVRRFTWSIFRVENEHICNSIQYHAFDFSEAPWKNEVPKVESPKSLLPLSSSYPYRQDNFNNNNNNNNNNNNNNNNNNNNNNNNNNNNNNNNNNNNNNNNNNNNTNNNINNINNINNNNNNSPSGSNSSINNSFHLGSSSYSYDNQYSIWKKSSKQYYSTSLIDSIKKKFFNNNNSNNNKK